The following proteins are co-located in the Pyrococcus abyssi GE5 genome:
- the pyrH gene encoding UMP kinase, with protein sequence MRIVFDIGGSVLVPSKPDVEFIDKLSYELTKVSEDHEIAIVVGGGKTAREYIEVASKFNANETFKDYLGIQITRANAMLLIAALKERAYPQVVTDFWEAWKAIQLKKIPVMGGTHPGHTTDAVSALLAEFLGADLLVVITNVDGVYTDDPRKNPNAKKLEKISARELVQIVGKSTSKAGASTVIDPLAASIILRSGIKTYIIGKKDALRLFDVIRGKHEGTTVEP encoded by the coding sequence ATGAGGATAGTTTTCGATATCGGAGGCTCCGTTCTAGTTCCTTCTAAGCCTGACGTTGAATTCATAGATAAGCTAAGCTACGAATTAACGAAGGTTAGTGAGGATCATGAGATAGCTATAGTAGTTGGGGGAGGTAAGACGGCGAGGGAGTACATTGAGGTTGCCTCAAAATTCAACGCAAATGAAACATTCAAGGATTACCTGGGAATTCAAATTACGAGAGCCAATGCCATGTTACTTATAGCTGCCCTTAAAGAAAGAGCATACCCTCAAGTAGTTACTGATTTCTGGGAGGCATGGAAGGCTATACAATTAAAAAAGATTCCCGTCATGGGAGGAACTCACCCTGGGCATACCACCGATGCAGTTTCAGCATTATTGGCAGAGTTCCTAGGAGCAGATTTGTTAGTTGTCATAACGAATGTAGACGGGGTTTATACAGACGATCCTAGGAAGAATCCGAATGCTAAGAAACTCGAGAAGATTAGTGCAAGGGAGTTAGTTCAGATTGTAGGAAAATCAACGAGCAAGGCTGGAGCTAGCACCGTTATAGACCCATTAGCGGCCAGTATAATCCTTAGAAGCGGAATCAAGACCTATATTATCGGAAAGAAAGATGCCCTCAGATTATTCGATGTGATAAGAGGAAAGCACGAGGGAACTACAGTAGAGCCTTAA
- the thrC gene encoding threonine synthase → MKCPKCGREYKAEIPPFCICGEELEITYDYSSVDTRKWKNRRPGVWRYKELLPKVKKIVSLQEGGTPLIKARISEQLNVDVFIKDETRNPTGSFRDRLATVAISYGLPYAKNGFIVASDGNAAASVAAYSARAEKECFVVIPRKVDKGKLIQMIAFGARIIRYGESVDDAIEYAKELAKLNGLYNVTPEENIVGLEGQKTIAFELWEEINPTHVIVPTGSGSYLYSIYKGFKELIEIGALEEMPKLIAVQTDRCNPIASEILGIKGECKETKALGLYVREPLMKPKVIRAIRESSGTAVLVSEEEIEKGERLLANEGIFAELSSAVVMPALIKLVNDGFIEKGDRVVLVVTGSGLKTGEGGREKFGIGGTKLEILKILKDGEKYAYEIWQALGKPVKYQAIHQHIKELQELGLIEEAYRRGKRIYYKLTEKGIRLVDNL, encoded by the coding sequence ATGAAGTGCCCTAAATGTGGGCGAGAGTACAAAGCAGAAATTCCACCATTCTGTATTTGTGGTGAGGAGTTAGAAATAACTTACGACTACTCCTCTGTTGATACGAGGAAATGGAAGAATAGACGGCCTGGAGTGTGGCGATATAAGGAGTTATTGCCTAAGGTAAAGAAGATAGTAAGTTTGCAAGAAGGTGGAACCCCACTAATAAAGGCAAGAATAAGCGAGCAACTTAACGTAGATGTTTTTATTAAAGACGAGACCAGAAACCCAACGGGATCTTTTAGGGACAGACTTGCAACGGTTGCAATTTCATATGGTTTACCTTATGCAAAGAACGGTTTCATAGTGGCAAGCGACGGGAATGCTGCTGCTTCGGTAGCAGCGTATTCTGCTAGGGCCGAGAAGGAATGCTTCGTTGTCATTCCAAGGAAGGTAGATAAGGGAAAGCTAATTCAAATGATAGCCTTTGGGGCGAGGATAATAAGGTACGGTGAAAGCGTTGATGATGCTATAGAATACGCTAAAGAGCTTGCAAAGCTAAACGGATTATACAATGTAACTCCTGAAGAGAATATAGTAGGGCTAGAGGGCCAAAAGACCATAGCATTTGAGCTTTGGGAAGAAATTAACCCAACCCATGTTATAGTGCCAACTGGAAGTGGAAGTTACCTTTACTCCATCTACAAAGGATTTAAGGAGTTAATTGAGATTGGAGCCCTTGAAGAGATGCCCAAGCTAATAGCAGTTCAAACAGATAGATGCAATCCAATAGCTTCCGAAATATTAGGAATTAAAGGTGAGTGCAAGGAAACTAAAGCTCTTGGTCTTTACGTAAGGGAACCTCTTATGAAACCCAAAGTTATCAGGGCCATAAGGGAAAGCAGTGGAACGGCTGTTCTAGTTAGTGAAGAAGAGATAGAGAAAGGCGAGAGGTTACTTGCGAATGAAGGAATTTTTGCCGAATTATCGTCGGCGGTAGTCATGCCAGCCTTAATTAAGCTCGTAAATGACGGATTCATTGAGAAAGGGGATAGGGTAGTTCTAGTTGTAACTGGTTCTGGATTAAAGACAGGAGAAGGAGGAAGAGAGAAATTTGGGATTGGCGGAACTAAGCTTGAAATTTTGAAGATACTCAAGGATGGAGAAAAATATGCCTATGAGATATGGCAAGCCTTAGGAAAACCCGTTAAGTATCAAGCCATTCACCAGCACATAAAAGAGCTTCAAGAGCTAGGACTAATTGAAGAGGCATATAGAAGGGGAAAGAGAATTTATTATAAGCTTACTGAAAAAGGGATTAGGTTAGTTGACAACCTTTAA
- a CDS encoding beta-CASP ribonuclease aCPSF1, which translates to MIKRETQVDQILKDIRGIVNQMVPREAKITEIEFEGPELVIYVKNPEAIMKDGELIKDLAKVLKKRISIRPDPDVLLPPEEAEKLIFEIVPKEAEITNIAFDPSVGEVLIEAKKPGLVIGKNGETLRLITQKVKWAPKVVRTPPLQSQTIYSIRQILQSESKDRRKFLRQVGRNIYRKPEYKSRWIRITGLGGFREVGRSALLVQTDESYVLVDFGVNVAALNDPYKAFPHFDAPEFQYVLKEGLLDAIIITHAHLDHSGMLPYLFRYNLFDGPIYTTPPTRDLMVLLQKDFIEIQQSNGQDPLYRPRDIKEVIKHTITLDYGEVRDISPDIRLTLHNAGHILGSAIVHLHIGNGLHNIAITGDFKFIPTRLLEPANAKFPRLETLVMESTYGGANDIQMPREEAEKRLIEVIHQTLKRGGKVLIPAMAVGRAQEVMMVLEDYARIGAIDAPIYLDGMIWEATAIHTAYPEYLSRRLREQIFKEGYNPFLSEIFHPVANSKERQDIIDSNEPAIIIASSGMLVGGPSVEYFKQLAPDPRNSIIFVSYQAEGTLGRQVQSGVREIPMVGEEGRTEVIKVNMEVHTIDGFSGHADRRELMNYVAKVRPRPERVITVHGEPQKCLDLATSIHRKFGLSTRAPNNLDTIRLR; encoded by the coding sequence TTGATAAAAAGGGAGACCCAAGTAGACCAGATACTTAAGGATATTCGTGGAATTGTCAACCAAATGGTACCAAGGGAAGCTAAGATAACTGAAATAGAATTTGAAGGGCCCGAATTAGTAATTTACGTTAAAAACCCCGAAGCGATAATGAAAGATGGCGAGTTAATAAAAGATTTAGCCAAAGTTTTGAAGAAGAGGATTAGCATCAGGCCAGATCCAGATGTTCTGCTTCCGCCTGAAGAGGCTGAAAAGTTAATATTTGAGATAGTGCCTAAGGAAGCTGAAATAACGAATATAGCCTTCGACCCATCCGTTGGAGAAGTTCTAATAGAGGCCAAAAAGCCGGGGCTCGTTATAGGGAAGAATGGGGAAACTTTAAGGTTGATAACTCAGAAAGTTAAGTGGGCACCGAAAGTCGTCAGAACACCGCCACTTCAAAGCCAAACGATATATTCAATCCGTCAGATCCTTCAGAGCGAGAGCAAAGATAGGAGGAAATTCTTAAGACAGGTGGGTAGGAACATCTATAGAAAGCCCGAGTACAAGAGTAGGTGGATTAGGATTACTGGACTTGGAGGATTTAGAGAAGTTGGAAGGAGTGCCCTTCTAGTTCAAACCGATGAGAGTTACGTTCTCGTAGATTTTGGTGTTAACGTTGCCGCACTTAATGACCCCTACAAGGCATTCCCACACTTTGATGCCCCCGAGTTCCAGTACGTCCTTAAAGAGGGTTTGCTAGATGCAATAATAATAACCCACGCTCACTTGGATCATAGCGGAATGTTACCATACCTATTTAGGTACAACCTCTTCGACGGTCCAATATATACAACCCCGCCCACGAGGGACTTGATGGTTCTCCTTCAGAAGGACTTCATAGAGATTCAGCAGAGCAATGGCCAAGACCCACTCTATAGACCGAGAGATATAAAAGAAGTTATAAAACACACAATAACTCTTGATTATGGAGAAGTTAGGGATATTTCGCCCGATATAAGGCTAACGTTGCACAATGCCGGCCACATTCTCGGCTCGGCCATAGTTCACCTACACATTGGGAATGGTCTCCATAACATAGCGATAACGGGAGACTTCAAGTTCATACCTACAAGGTTACTTGAGCCAGCTAATGCAAAGTTTCCAAGACTTGAAACCTTAGTTATGGAATCAACATATGGTGGCGCTAACGATATCCAAATGCCAAGGGAAGAAGCTGAGAAAAGGCTAATAGAGGTAATTCACCAAACTTTAAAGCGTGGTGGAAAAGTTCTAATTCCTGCAATGGCCGTTGGAAGAGCCCAGGAGGTAATGATGGTTCTAGAGGACTACGCTAGGATAGGAGCTATAGATGCCCCAATATACCTTGACGGGATGATCTGGGAAGCTACCGCGATACACACAGCATATCCTGAATACCTGAGTAGGAGACTAAGGGAGCAGATATTCAAGGAAGGCTACAATCCGTTCCTAAGTGAGATATTCCACCCAGTCGCGAACTCGAAGGAGAGACAAGACATAATAGATAGTAACGAACCCGCGATTATAATAGCATCTTCGGGCATGCTCGTTGGAGGACCCAGCGTTGAGTACTTCAAACAACTGGCTCCCGATCCCAGGAACAGCATAATATTTGTGAGCTATCAGGCAGAGGGAACTCTAGGTAGGCAAGTTCAAAGTGGTGTAAGGGAAATACCCATGGTTGGGGAGGAAGGAAGAACAGAGGTAATTAAAGTCAACATGGAGGTTCACACAATAGATGGATTCTCTGGTCATGCGGATAGGAGGGAACTTATGAATTACGTTGCAAAAGTTAGACCCAGGCCAGAGAGGGTAATAACGGTTCATGGTGAGCCCCAGAAGTGCTTAGACTTGGCTACTAGCATTCACAGGAAATTTGGGCTTTCAACTAGGGCTCCGAATAACCTTGACACAATAAGGCTGAGGTGA
- the psmB gene encoding archaeal proteasome endopeptidase complex subunit beta, whose amino-acid sequence MLQLTEKFKGTTTVGIVCSDGVVLAADRRASLGNIVYAKNVTKIHKIDEHLAIAGAGDVGDILNLVRLLRAEAKLYYAQSGKRMSVKALATLLANMLNGARMLPYLAWFLVGGFDEKPRLYSVDMMGGITEDKYVAAGSGMEFAYSVLDSEYREDLKVREGIKIAVEAINSAIKRDVFSGDGIMVVTITEEGYRELSNSRLKAILRQ is encoded by the coding sequence GTGTTGCAGTTGACTGAGAAATTCAAAGGTACAACTACAGTAGGCATTGTTTGTAGTGACGGAGTAGTGCTTGCCGCGGACAGAAGGGCCAGCCTTGGGAACATTGTATATGCCAAGAACGTTACTAAGATACACAAGATAGATGAGCATCTAGCCATAGCAGGAGCAGGCGACGTTGGGGATATATTAAACTTAGTTAGACTACTCAGGGCTGAGGCAAAACTATACTACGCTCAATCCGGGAAGAGGATGAGCGTCAAGGCTCTAGCTACGCTTTTGGCAAATATGCTCAATGGAGCTAGGATGCTCCCGTACTTGGCGTGGTTCTTAGTTGGGGGTTTTGATGAAAAGCCCAGGTTATATTCCGTGGATATGATGGGAGGGATAACTGAAGACAAGTACGTGGCCGCTGGGAGTGGAATGGAGTTTGCGTATTCGGTTCTTGATTCAGAATATAGGGAGGACCTGAAGGTAAGAGAAGGGATAAAGATTGCCGTTGAGGCGATAAATTCAGCAATTAAAAGAGACGTATTTTCTGGAGACGGAATAATGGTAGTTACTATAACCGAAGAAGGCTACAGGGAGCTCTCAAACTCGAGGCTTAAGGCAATCCTCAGACAGTAA
- the trmY gene encoding tRNA (pseudouridine(54)-N(1))-methyltransferase TrmY, with product MRVFIIKANEAHTANDFSLKDLPGTSGRIDLICRALNSAFHLSHSFRKNVRVYVTLLGPPDPPKSLRFEGPELKPKILNPDELSTAKIIGKALERGKDIKRKSTEEIKVLPGIYVSNMSFEDVIRVVIKRFPLYILEEDGKDITEVEFPKNNVAFVLGDHIGLSSEDLSFLESVGMKVSIGPKAYLTSHVIAYVNIYLDRLGIP from the coding sequence ATGAGAGTGTTCATAATAAAGGCTAACGAGGCCCATACTGCCAATGATTTCTCCCTTAAGGATCTCCCAGGAACGAGTGGAAGAATTGATCTTATATGTAGGGCTTTGAATTCTGCCTTCCATCTATCTCACTCTTTTAGAAAGAACGTTAGGGTTTACGTAACACTCCTGGGGCCTCCAGACCCGCCTAAGAGCCTGAGATTTGAGGGACCAGAGTTAAAGCCAAAAATCTTAAACCCTGATGAGTTATCCACAGCTAAAATCATTGGGAAGGCCCTCGAGAGAGGAAAAGACATTAAAAGGAAAAGCACAGAGGAGATAAAAGTCCTTCCCGGGATTTATGTTAGCAACATGAGCTTCGAGGACGTCATCAGGGTAGTTATTAAAAGATTCCCTCTTTATATCCTTGAGGAGGACGGAAAAGATATAACGGAAGTTGAATTCCCCAAAAACAATGTAGCATTCGTTTTAGGGGACCATATTGGGCTTAGTAGTGAAGATTTATCTTTCCTAGAAAGTGTAGGAATGAAGGTGAGCATTGGGCCAAAGGCTTACCTAACTTCCCACGTGATAGCGTACGTTAACATCTATTTGGATAGACTTGGAATTCCATAG
- a CDS encoding FKBP-type peptidyl-prolyl cis-trans isomerase has protein sequence MKVNRGDVIRINYTGRVKETGEIFDTTYEDVAKEAGIYNPKGVYGPVPIAVGAGHVIPGLDKRLIGLEVGKKYTIEVPPEEGFGLRDPKLIKVFTIGQFKKQGIIPFPGLEVEVTTESGRKMKGRIITVSGGRVRVDFNHPLAGKTLVYEVEIVEKIEDPIEKIKALIELRLPMIDKDKLIIEVGEKEVRVEFNDQNIDSRTLILGEILLESDIKFLGYEKVEFKPSIEELLKPKQEQEEQTKETKETKEESAIEKSTEENKPNEE, from the coding sequence ATGAAGGTGAATAGGGGAGATGTTATTAGGATCAACTATACCGGAAGGGTCAAGGAAACTGGAGAGATCTTTGACACAACTTATGAGGACGTTGCAAAAGAAGCAGGGATATATAATCCTAAGGGAGTTTACGGGCCGGTTCCAATTGCAGTCGGAGCTGGTCACGTTATCCCCGGGCTTGACAAGAGACTAATAGGTTTGGAAGTTGGGAAGAAGTACACGATTGAAGTTCCTCCTGAAGAAGGATTTGGACTTAGGGATCCAAAATTAATAAAGGTCTTTACGATTGGACAGTTCAAGAAACAGGGTATAATTCCGTTTCCAGGCTTAGAAGTTGAAGTTACAACTGAATCTGGAAGAAAGATGAAGGGCAGGATAATTACCGTGAGCGGGGGTAGGGTTAGGGTTGACTTCAATCACCCCTTGGCAGGTAAGACCCTCGTTTACGAGGTTGAGATAGTTGAAAAGATAGAAGATCCTATAGAGAAGATCAAGGCACTAATAGAGCTTAGGCTCCCAATGATAGACAAGGATAAGTTGATCATAGAGGTCGGAGAGAAGGAAGTTAGAGTTGAGTTTAATGACCAAAATATTGATTCAAGAACTCTAATCCTCGGAGAGATACTTCTTGAAAGCGATATAAAGTTCCTGGGATATGAGAAAGTTGAATTTAAGCCTAGTATAGAGGAATTACTGAAACCAAAACAAGAACAGGAAGAGCAGACAAAGGAAACTAAAGAAACTAAGGAAGAAAGCGCAATTGAAAAGAGCACAGAAGAAAATAAACCAAATGAAGAATGA
- a CDS encoding deoxyhypusine synthase translates to MKAKDIVLKKSEEIEGLAIEGPWLDEVESLEGVISYYEKIGFQATHLGKAVKIWRKVEEKRKGGEEVRVFLGYTSNIVSSGLREIIAWLVKERKVDVIVTTAGGIEEDFIKTLKPFILGDWEVNDAELREKGINRIGNIFVPNDRYIEFEKYMVPFFERILDIERKLKRPLTASEFIYEMGRYMDEVLGKEKEKSIIYWAYKRDVPIFCPAITDGSIGDMLYFFKEERHDSKLVIDIANDIVKLNNLAITAKETASIILGGSLPKHAIINANLFRGGTDYAIYISTAVPWDGSLSGAPPSEGVSWGKIKAKADYVEIWADATLVFPILVWMVMKA, encoded by the coding sequence ATGAAGGCCAAAGATATCGTGCTCAAGAAAAGTGAGGAGATAGAGGGATTAGCGATTGAAGGGCCATGGTTAGATGAAGTTGAGAGCCTAGAAGGTGTAATCTCTTATTATGAGAAGATAGGCTTTCAGGCGACTCATCTTGGGAAGGCTGTTAAAATATGGAGAAAAGTCGAGGAGAAGAGGAAAGGAGGAGAAGAAGTTAGAGTTTTCCTGGGGTACACATCTAACATAGTGTCCTCTGGTTTAAGGGAGATAATAGCTTGGCTAGTGAAGGAAAGAAAAGTCGACGTAATAGTCACAACGGCCGGTGGCATTGAGGAGGACTTCATAAAGACATTAAAACCTTTCATCCTAGGAGATTGGGAAGTCAACGATGCCGAGCTAAGGGAGAAGGGGATAAATAGAATAGGAAACATTTTTGTCCCTAACGATAGGTACATAGAGTTTGAAAAATACATGGTTCCTTTCTTTGAGAGGATCCTCGACATTGAGAGAAAACTAAAAAGGCCGCTTACAGCAAGTGAATTCATATATGAGATGGGTAGGTATATGGATGAAGTTTTAGGAAAAGAGAAGGAGAAGAGCATAATCTACTGGGCATATAAGAGAGATGTTCCAATATTCTGTCCGGCAATTACGGATGGCTCAATAGGTGACATGCTGTACTTCTTTAAAGAAGAGAGGCATGACTCAAAGCTAGTCATTGATATCGCGAACGATATAGTGAAGTTGAACAACTTGGCAATAACTGCAAAGGAAACAGCTTCGATAATATTAGGAGGTTCACTTCCCAAGCATGCAATAATAAACGCGAACTTGTTCAGGGGTGGGACCGATTATGCTATCTACATCTCTACAGCAGTTCCCTGGGACGGCTCTTTGAGCGGGGCTCCTCCAAGTGAAGGAGTTAGCTGGGGCAAGATAAAAGCAAAGGCTGATTATGTAGAGATATGGGCAGATGCAACACTAGTTTTCCCAATTCTAGTGTGGATGGTTATGAAAGCCTAA
- a CDS encoding S-layer protein, translating into MKVKKIAALAVGAAVAGATLGLASAQPQVPEIPKDFFVKDGEPNVKIVVGSEGAAMDVVSAADIAAAIGSLLYTEKEVKVSDVSVVVRKDITYDPDDIPVFNNFYPNKNQVFIVGQDSLKDVEAWWNGSAFSANYTASVWNGGTYSGTYSLELENVANYGKYDLTGELTLKGITLEEIANNEVNFKDIEDFKDMTVKINSAVLNITLAVYNWTKTVKAKDPITGVTTTKVKWTLSNVQPGAGYSISDTISKGVGEGVTLKVFDKEFPIIFVGKAISKNAIVDAADSFVYGTYHGTDFYDQGQEVEFDGYKVEILDIDIQRNKALLKITSPSGDETTDTISKDGKVHVYFGGGIAIQLLDTFVGVAGTNTVQLKVYTNLKTMKSGKEFMPGWKAEFAIDANNKVIKWFALVNEDPLEGKEIKLFDTYTIDYSGTVKTKEVGKIEYAVLKAYIYIDPIEREYKDITLTKGDEIEDTEYYIGDINVEFKPKETYIPKKLTEPITVLDTEIMEQGLENVDSNLILVGGPVVNKVAAALADDLGVPKTYDEWKEKFGTGAESAQIIYKEKCGKIGGYGVLLVAGTDREGTRAAAEALLEYISKL; encoded by the coding sequence ATGAAGGTGAAGAAGATCGCGGCACTTGCTGTTGGTGCCGCAGTAGCTGGTGCAACCCTTGGCCTAGCTTCAGCTCAGCCACAGGTTCCCGAGATTCCAAAGGACTTCTTCGTCAAGGATGGAGAGCCAAACGTTAAGATCGTCGTTGGTAGTGAAGGTGCTGCAATGGACGTTGTTAGCGCTGCGGACATAGCTGCTGCAATTGGAAGCTTACTCTACACCGAGAAGGAAGTTAAGGTTTCAGATGTAAGCGTTGTCGTTAGGAAGGACATAACCTATGACCCAGACGACATTCCAGTGTTCAATAACTTCTATCCAAACAAGAATCAAGTGTTTATCGTTGGACAGGATAGCCTAAAGGATGTAGAAGCATGGTGGAACGGTTCAGCATTTAGTGCCAATTACACGGCATCCGTGTGGAATGGTGGAACATATTCTGGTACGTACAGTTTAGAGCTTGAAAACGTTGCCAACTATGGAAAGTACGATCTAACTGGAGAGCTCACACTTAAAGGGATTACCCTCGAGGAGATTGCAAACAACGAAGTTAACTTCAAGGACATTGAAGACTTTAAGGACATGACCGTTAAAATAAATAGTGCAGTGCTAAATATAACCTTAGCAGTTTACAACTGGACCAAGACAGTTAAGGCCAAAGACCCCATTACTGGGGTCACCACTACAAAGGTCAAGTGGACACTATCCAACGTCCAACCAGGAGCAGGTTATTCAATAAGCGACACAATATCCAAGGGAGTTGGAGAAGGAGTGACGTTAAAGGTCTTCGACAAGGAATTCCCAATAATATTCGTTGGAAAGGCTATAAGCAAGAATGCAATAGTTGATGCAGCTGACAGCTTTGTCTATGGAACGTACCATGGCACGGACTTCTATGATCAGGGACAAGAGGTAGAATTTGACGGGTACAAAGTAGAAATCCTTGATATTGATATTCAAAGGAACAAGGCACTTTTAAAGATAACTTCGCCATCAGGAGATGAAACAACAGACACAATATCCAAGGATGGAAAAGTTCACGTTTACTTCGGCGGCGGTATAGCAATACAGCTACTCGATACATTCGTAGGTGTTGCAGGAACTAACACCGTACAGCTTAAGGTCTACACCAACCTGAAGACAATGAAGAGTGGCAAAGAGTTTATGCCAGGATGGAAAGCAGAGTTTGCAATCGATGCAAACAATAAAGTAATCAAGTGGTTCGCACTAGTAAATGAGGATCCACTAGAAGGCAAAGAAATTAAGCTATTTGACACTTACACCATTGACTATTCTGGAACTGTAAAAACCAAGGAAGTTGGAAAGATTGAATATGCAGTCCTCAAAGCATACATTTACATTGACCCAATTGAGCGTGAGTACAAGGATATAACTCTCACTAAGGGAGACGAAATTGAGGACACCGAGTACTATATCGGGGACATAAACGTCGAATTCAAGCCCAAGGAGACGTACATACCTAAGAAGCTCACCGAACCAATCACAGTACTCGACACCGAGATCATGGAGCAGGGACTTGAGAACGTTGACAGCAACCTCATCCTCGTTGGAGGTCCAGTAGTCAACAAGGTTGCCGCTGCATTAGCCGATGATCTCGGAGTTCCAAAGACCTACGACGAGTGGAAGGAGAAGTTCGGCACTGGAGCAGAGAGCGCTCAGATAATCTACAAGGAGAAGTGCGGCAAGATCGGCGGCTACGGAGTCCTCCTAGTTGCAGGTACCGACAGAGAAGGAACCAGGGCAGCTGCAGAGGCACTACTCGAGTACATCTCAAAGCTCTAA
- the amrS gene encoding AmmeMemoRadiSam system radical SAM enzyme, translating to MREAMYWKPLGGGRVRCELCPLRCIIDEGKRGSCKIRINKGGKLYTLNYGKVSSIALDPIEKKPLFHFWPGSCAFSIGTVGCNMHCKHCQNWEISQADENFPYLQDATPEAIVRLAKHYECESIAYTYNEPTIWYEFVLDTAKLAKKEGLNNILVTNGYINEEPFRELAPYIDAMNIDIKAFDDRFYMKIASVPNGEPSRRIAKIAKKEFGIHVELTYLIIPTLNDKEEEIRAFARWVVDELGSDTPVHFSRFFPHYKLLNLPPTPIETLEKAYKIAKEEGLKFVYLGNVPGHEGENTYCPRCGRLLIERWGFEVLKYNIEDGKCKYCGEKIPIVGKYQRKVYRGMWW from the coding sequence ATGAGAGAAGCAATGTACTGGAAGCCCCTCGGTGGGGGGAGAGTTAGGTGTGAACTTTGCCCATTGAGGTGTATAATTGATGAGGGGAAGAGAGGATCATGTAAAATCAGGATAAATAAAGGTGGGAAGTTGTACACGCTGAACTATGGAAAAGTATCATCCATAGCCTTAGATCCAATAGAGAAGAAACCTCTCTTCCATTTCTGGCCCGGTTCGTGCGCCTTTTCAATAGGAACCGTTGGATGCAACATGCATTGTAAGCACTGTCAAAACTGGGAGATAAGCCAAGCAGATGAGAATTTCCCCTACCTCCAAGATGCAACTCCAGAGGCCATAGTTAGGCTGGCGAAGCATTACGAATGTGAGAGCATAGCCTACACTTACAACGAACCTACGATATGGTACGAGTTCGTCTTAGATACTGCAAAGCTCGCGAAGAAAGAAGGATTGAATAATATCCTGGTAACGAACGGATACATAAACGAGGAACCATTTAGGGAGTTAGCCCCATACATAGATGCCATGAACATAGACATAAAGGCATTCGATGACCGCTTTTATATGAAAATAGCGAGCGTTCCAAACGGAGAGCCCAGTAGGAGGATAGCTAAGATAGCCAAGAAAGAGTTTGGAATCCACGTTGAGCTGACTTACCTAATAATACCAACGCTAAACGATAAGGAAGAAGAGATTAGGGCCTTCGCAAGATGGGTTGTAGATGAGCTCGGCTCAGATACGCCCGTCCACTTTTCGAGGTTCTTCCCGCACTACAAGCTATTGAACTTGCCACCGACCCCAATTGAGACTTTGGAAAAAGCTTATAAGATAGCAAAAGAGGAGGGATTGAAGTTCGTCTACCTGGGCAATGTTCCAGGTCACGAGGGCGAAAACACTTACTGCCCTAGATGTGGTAGGTTATTAATAGAGAGATGGGGATTCGAAGTGCTTAAATATAATATTGAAGACGGAAAGTGCAAATACTGTGGGGAGAAAATACCCATAGTCGGAAAGTATCAAAGGAAAGTGTATAGGGGAATGTGGTGGTAA